Proteins co-encoded in one Rhopalosiphum maidis isolate BTI-1 chromosome 2, ASM367621v3, whole genome shotgun sequence genomic window:
- the LOC113551945 gene encoding RNA-binding protein squid-like encodes MAQQPNANGRSNGPGRDDDKKLFVGGLGRTISEKELREYFTQYGEIENINIKTDPFSGQSRGFAFVQFVNAKTVDDLLAAGDHFIANKKVDPKRVTKKVNPLRCKIFVGGLTSEMTEQDVRNYFVQFGQISEYQQPFDKMKNQKKGFCFITFEDSEVVNQVLKNPKQVINGKEVDVKKVKFNPETMTAPGTRTGPVGGARPPATFGLRPAYPGYMAPAAASPYGTAADYGYAANAYDAYGAYGGYDYSAIGYGGGSGGGGGGGYPAQAYGGGKYREATYPRHAPY; translated from the exons ATGGCGCAACAACCTAATGCCAATGGCCGGTCCAATGGACCTGGCCGAGATGATGATAAGAAACTGTTTGTTGGCGGCCTAGGCAGAACCATTAGCGAAAAAGAATTAAGGGAGTATTTCACACAGTATGGTGAGATAGAAAACATCAACATCAAGACCGACCCGTTTTCCGGACAATCCAGAGGGTTTGCGTTTGTACAGTTTGTGAACGCCAAGACTGTGGACGATTTATTGGCTGCTGGGGATCACTTTATCGCAAACAAAAAAGTTGATCCCAAGAGG GTAACTAAAAAAGTTAACCCACTGCgttgtaaaatttttgttgGAGGCTTAACTTCTGAAATGACTGAACAAGATGTACggaattattttgttcaatttgGTCAAATATCCGAGTATCAACAACCTtttgataaaatgaaaaaccaaAAGAAGGGTTTTTGTTTCATAACGTTTGAAGATTCTGAAGTTGTTAATCAAGTATTGAAGAATCCCAAACAAGTTATTAATGGTAAAGAAGTAGATGTAAAAAAAGTCAAGTTCAATCCTGAAACAATGACTGCTCCTGGAACCAGGACTGGTCCAGTAGGTGGTGCTAGACCTCCTGCTACTTTTGGCTTGAGACCAGCATATCCTGGTTACATGGCACCGGCAGCTGCTTCGCCTTATGGTACTGCTGCAGATTATGGTTATGCAGCTAATGCTTATGATGCATATGGTGCCTATGGTGGATATGATTACTCCGCAATTGGCTATGGAGGAGgaagtggtggtggtggtggtggtggttaTCCAGCACAAGCCTATGGAGGTGGCAAGTATCGAGAAGCAACATATCCACGACATGCGCCTTACTGA